Genomic DNA from Thermobifida alba:
ATTCGTCACCATTGGGGCACGGGAAGTGACTTGGAATTTCCAGTGACATAAGACACAATTTCTCTGCTGGACGGGGGAGTTCGGGGGGTCTGACCAGGAGAAGAACTCTTATGGGCGCTCCAAAGAGCTGTGCTGACCGTGGACTCGTCCCCGTGGTGACGATCGGAGTCGGAGTCTGGCTTCTCCTCGACATCCTCCGGGTGTGGCTCCCGTCGCTGATCACGATCTTCGGCCAGGCCGGGACGACACCACCGCAGGCCCCCGGGCTCTTCGCGCTCGGCTGGTTCCTGACTCCCCTGCCGGTGTTGTTCCTGCGTTCCCTGTCCGCCAGGAGCAAGACGGCCGAACAGTCCGCCCGGCTTCCGCTGGACCTGTGGTTCGCGATCCTGCTGGGCGCGGTGCGACTGGCGCTCCAGGCCGCCGACGGAGAGCAGTTCCAGCTGTACGCGGCCTCCGTCGGAGTCTTCGCGGGACTGACCTGGCTGGCCACGATCGTCGTGCGGACGAGGCGCTCCCTGCTGCGCGGGGTCGCGTGCGGCATCGCCCTGGCCACTCTCACCCACGCCGCCCTCGGCACCTACGCGGCGGTGTGGCGTCCGGGAGTGCTCGGCTGGGCGGTCGCGGCCGCGCAGGTCCTGCTGTTCGGCTGGATGCTGACCAGGACACCCCGGCTCACCCGGGACGACCTCGACGGACAGGCCGCGGACCCGGTGCTGTGCCTCCTGCTGCCGCCCGCGCTGCTGATCGCCGGCACGGTCACGGCCTCGCCGGCCAGAGCCGAGGCGGCCGTCGGCTGGCCGGACGGCTGGGCCGCGGCGCTCGTCGCGGTCGCGGTGGCGGTGGCCGCCGTCGTCGCCGGAGCGTCCGCCACCCCCGGACGCACGCCGCTCCTTCCCGGAGTGGCACTGGTCGCCTCGGTCGCCGTCGCGCTCTTCGCCACCACGGTGCACGAGGGGGTGCCCGGGCTGCTGCCGCCCTACGCGGTCGTCGCCCAGGCGGTGGGGGCGGTCGCCCTCGTCGCCTGCCTGGTCTGGGCCGACTGGCCGGGAGCGCGGGGACGCTCCCCCCGGGCCACCAACGCCGGCCTGGCCGTGTTCTGCGGCAACCTCGTCTTCCTGGGGGGCCTCTTCGGCTACTACGCCGGCTACGACCTGGGCTACCGCGCCGACGCCCTGCTGGTGGCCGTGGCGCTGCTGATCGCCGTGGTGGCGACCGCGCACGGACGGCTCAAGGACCGCGACTCGGGCAGCCGGGTCCGCCGGTCCGTGTTCTACCGCTGGCCGGGAGCGGTGCTCGCGACGGCCGCGGCGGTCGCGGCCGCCCTCCTCCCGCAGTTCGTCGCGGTGCACGCGATCCCCCCGCCCCTCTACAGCATCGGCCGGGGCAACGCCGACGAACTGCGGGTGGTCTCCTACAACCTGCGCATGGGGTACGGCATCACCGGCACCTACGACATCGAGGGGGCGGTCAGGACCATCCAGCGGGCCGACCCCGACGTGGTCCTGCTCAGCGAGGTGGACCGGGGCTGGTTCCTCAACGGGGGACAGGACACCCTGAGCGTGCTGGCCGCGGCGCTCGACATGCAGGCCGTGTTCGCCCCCGCCGCCGACCAGGTCTGGGGCGACGCCGTACTGACCCGGCTGCCGATCGTGGAGACCGTCGGCCACCCGCTGCGCTCCTACGGCGCCCCGATCGGTGCGCAGGCACTGTCCGTGGTGGTCCAGCACGGCACCACCGAGATCGAGGTGATCGCCACCCATCTGCAACCGTCCGCCGTCGAGTCGGACACCGAGCCGGGCAAGGAGCCGACCATGCAGGCCGCGGACCTGGCCGACATCGTCATCGAACGCGCGGGGCAGGGACGCCCCATCGTCGTGGGCGGCGACTTCAACTTCGCGCCGAACGGCGTGGCCTGGCGGGAGATGGAACGCGCCGGACTCTACGACGCACTGTTCCGGGTGCGTCCCTCCCCCACCTTCCCGGCCGAGGACCCGGAGCAGGAGATCGACCACATCTTCGCCACCGGCGGCCTCGACCGGAAGCAGGGCGCGGTACTCGACGCCCCCTACTCGGACCACCTCGCCGTCATGGCCGTGCTGCGGGTGGAACGGCCCGCGGTGTACGGGACCTGAGGGCCGCCGGGCGAAGCGGTCGGGCCGGTGCGGAAGACCGGCGGCGGTCCCCTAGCCTCGATGGTGTGCTTCGTGTCCTGACCTCACCTCGGATGTTGGCCTTCCACGCGCTGCTGCTCGTGGTGGTGCCCTCGTTCATCGCCCTGGGCTTCTGGCAGTACGGACGTGCCGAGGACAAAGCCGCGGCGGTCGAGCAGCAGGAGAGCAACCTCGCCGCGGACCCGGTGCCGATCGACGAGCTGACCTCGGTCGGCGGCGAGGTCGCCCGCGAGGACCGCTGGCGGCGGGTCACCGTCACGGGGACCTACGACGCGGGGCGGGAGCTCCTGGTGCGCAACCGGAACGGCTCCGGCGGGGTCGGCATGCACGTCCTCACCCCCCTGGTGACCGAGGACGGCACCGCGGTGCTGGTCAACCGGGGCTGGGTGGCACAGCCGCCCACCGCGACCGCGCGCCCCGAGGTGCCGCCCGCCGCAGAGGGGAAGGTCACGGTGGTCGGACGGCTGCAGCTCTCGGAGACCCCCGAGAACACCGGGATCCGCCCCCGGGACGGCCTCCCCGAAGGGCAGATCATGCTCATCGACGTGGCCGCCATCGCCGAGGACCTGCCCTACGACCTGTACGAGGGGTACGTGGAACTGGTCGAGGAGACCCCGGCGCCGGCGGCCGCGCCCGAACCGGTCGAGGTGGCCGAGGTCGACACGGGGATGAACTTCTCCTACGCGGTCCAGTGGTGGGCCTTCACCGTCATCGCGGTCGGCGGATGGGTCTTCCTGATCCGCCGCGAACTCCAGGAGGCGGCCCAGGACGCGTCCGTGCCGCGGGAGGAGTCGTCCGCCGCGTCCGGCCCCGTCTCCCGGACCTGACCGGGACCGGCGCGTCCGGCCGGTGGACGCCGCGCCGCGAAGGACCTTCGTCGGGGATCGGACAGGGGAGAAACCCCAGGAAGGAGCGTTCGGCCCGGGACCTCGGTCAGCGGGGCGGCGGTGGCCGCCGTTTCCGTGTTCGGTGGAAACGTGCTGGTCAGCACGGACGGACACGGCTCCGCGCCATCAGCCGGGACGGCCGGCTCCGATGACCTTCCGCGCCGCTCCCCCGTACCGGAGTCCCTGGCGGCCCCGGGGGAGCAGGCGTTGACTGGAGCCACCACCGGTCCCCCACGAAAGGGTGTGTGCGATGTCGGAGAAGGCCACCGAGGTTCGGACGATCCCGCCCCCCGCCCGCGGCGACCGCGCGCCGGCCGGTCCCCGCCCCGTGGTCGCCTCGTCCGCGGCGCGGGGTGTCCTCGCCGCGGTCCGGCTGTCGATCGGCTGGATCTTCCTCTGGGCGTTCCTGGACAAACTGTTCGGCCTCGGCTTCGCCACCCCGGCGGAGGGCGCCTGGGTCAACGGCGGCAGCCCCACCGAGGGGTACCTGACCAACGCCGTGTCGGGGCCCTTCGCGGAGCTCTACCGGTCCTTCGCGGGCGCGCTCTGGGCCGACGTCCTCTTCATGGCCGGTCTGCTGGGGATCGGAACGGCGCTGCTGCTCGGCATCGGGATGCGCGTCGCCGCGGCCACCGGAGCGCTCCTGCTCGTGCTGATGTGGACCGCTGTGCTGCCTCCGCAGACCAACCCCTTCATGGACGACCACATCGTCATGGCGCTCACCGTCGTCCTCCTCGCGCTGACCGACGCGGGCGACACCGCCGGCCTCGGCGGCTGGTGGAGCCGTCTGGGGATCGTGCGCCGACTGCCGGTGCTGCGCTGACGCCCGCCCGGCGGGGCGGCGCCGCACGGTCCGCCGGGCCGGAACGGGACCGCACGACGGCTGTGCGGTCCCGTTCCCGCGGCGGCGCCGGTGCGAGGATGGGGGCATGACCGACGACCTGAGCACCGCGACCGTCGAGCGGATCGCGCGTAGACCGGCCGACGCGGGGGAGAGCGCGCGGGCCAGCAGACTGTGGTGGGAGCGCGCGGCCGACGAGTACCAGGACGAGCACGGCGAGTTCCTCGGCGACGCCGAGTTCGTGTGGGGACCCGAGGGACTGACCGAGCGGCAGGCGCGGCTGCTGGGGGCCCCGGCGGAGCTGGTGGACCGGAGGGTCCTGGAGATCGGCTGCGGCGCCGGGCAGTGCGGCCGGTGGCTGCGCGACCAGGGGGTGGCCGAGGTGGTCGGGATCGACGTGTCCGGGCGCCAGCTCCGGCACTCGCGCCGCATCGACGAGGCCACCGGGTGCGCGCTGCCCGTCGTGCAGGCCGACGCCCAGCGGCTGCCGTTCGCCGACGCCGCGTTCGACGTGGTCTGCTCGGCCTACGGCGCCTTCCCGTTCATCCCGGACGCCCGCGCCGCGCTGGCGGAGGCCGCCCGGGTGCTGCGTCCGGGCGGGCGGCTGGCGTTCTCGGTCAGCCACCCGATCCGCTGGTGCTTCCCCGACGACCCGGGGGAGGAGGGGCTCCGGGCCCGTGACTCCTATTTCGACCGCCGCCCCTACGTGGAGGAGGACGGGCAGGGGCGCGCGCTGTACGTGGAGGCCCACCACACGATCGGCGACTGGGTGCGCGCCGTCACCGGGGCCGGGCTGCTGCTCCGCGACATCGTCGAACCCGAGTGGCCCGAACACCACACCCGGACGTGGGGCGGCTGGAGCCCGCTGCGGGGCCGCATCCTGCCGGGCACCGCGATCTTCGTCGCCGACCGCCCGTAGCGGTCCCTCCCCAGGGGCCTCCGGGAGCGGCCGGGGCAGCCGGGGCGGGGCCCGTGCTCCGGCCGACGGAGGTGTGCTCCGCCGACGTGCGGGTAGCGGTGGGCGGTGACACGGTCGGACGTCGGGAGGGACGCGGACGGCATGGGCGGAGTGGAGTTCGGGCTGCTGCTGATGGCGTTGCTGGGCGTGGTCGTGCCGGTGGGGGTCATCCTCGCGGTCGTGGCGGTGCTGTGGCACGCGCAGCGGTCCGCCGAGCGGCAGGTGCGTTCGCCGGAGTACCGGAAGCGGCGGTGGCTGGAGAGCGACTCGCTCGTCCAGGACCTGGACCGGCGGTTGGCCGAGGGGGAGATCGACCGGCGGGAGTACGAGCGGCTCCGGGCGAGGTACCGCGTCGAGGCACACCGGGCGTCCGGCGCGTGAGGACCGAGGGGCCAGGCGGACAGGGAGGAGCGGTCATGGGGGTCATCCGCGCCGAGCACGTGGAGGAGCTGCTGCGTTCGGTTGACGCCGAGGCGGTGCTCGTGGTCCGGGGCGGTGCGGTCGAGGTCGTCCCGCGCGCCAGGCTCGGCGACCCCGGGTACCGGGGGGCGCTTGAGGTGGTGAGCCGCGGGGAGCTGGAAGGACGGACCGCCGGGCGGGACCCGGCCGCCCTGGCGCGCAACCTCGACACGGCGGTGGCGGGGCTGGGCGGCTGACGGCGGGAGGTCCTGACACCGCGGGGTCCGCGTGGGGCGGGAGCATCCCGGTCGGCACGATGGGTAAGGGCTTTCCTCTGTGGAGGCAAGGGGTGCTCGGGAAAAGCTCCACGATTCCGGCGTTGGGGGCGTGGTGGACTGTTGACACTGCGCTCTTTTTGTGACTACTGTCACGGCAAGCGCTTTCCAGAGCGATCCCCACACCCGCCGCCCCACCCTTCCTCCGCTTCCCCCACCGGGCGGCAAGGAGAGTCCCATGCGAAGAGTTGTCACCCTCGGCGTCACCCTCGCGCTGCCGCTCACGCTGGTCGTCCCGGGCAGCGCCCTGGCCCGTCCCCACCACCATCCCGGAGTGTCCCCCAAGGCCGAGCGGATCGCCCGCGAGGTGCTCGCCCCCAACGACGGCTGGGCCGCACACGGCACCGGCACCACCGGGGGCTCCGCGGCCGACGCCGACCAGGTCCACGTCGTCGACAGCTACGCCGCACTGCGTGCGGCGCTGGACGGCGGCCGCCACAACGACACCCCCAAGATCGTCTTCCTCAAGGGGCGGATCGACGCCAACACCGACGCCCAGGGCAACCGGCTCACCTGCGACGACTACGCCGACCCCGAATACGACCTGGACGCCTACCTGGCCGCCTACCACCCCGACGTCTGGGGGTGGGACACCGAGCCGTCCGGACCCCTGGAAGAGGCCCGGGAACGCTCCTACCAGAACCAGCGGGAACAGATCGTCTTCGAGGTCGGCTCCAATACCACCATCATCGGCCTCGGCGACGACGCCGCACTGGTCGGCGCGCAGATGATGGTGGAGAGCGTCGACAACGTCATCATCCGCAACATCTCCTTCGAGACCGCCCAGGACTGCTTCCCCCAGTGGGACCCCACGGACGGCGCCGAGGGCAACTGGAACTCCGAGTTCGACGGGATCTCGGTGCGCCGCTCCACGCACGTGTGGATCGACCACAACGAGTTCAGCGACGGCGACGTGCTCGACCGCGACCTGCCCGAGTACTTCGGCCGCGAGTTCCAGGTCCACGACGGCCTGCTGGACATCACCCACGGCTCCGACCTGGTCACCGTCTCCTACAACGTGCTGCGCGACCACGACAAGACCATGCTGATCGGCAGCACCGACTCACCCACCCACGACGTCGGCAAGCTGCGGGTCACCCTGCACCACAACCGCTGGGAGAACGTGCTGCAGCGCGCCCCCCGCGTCCGCTACGGGCAGGTGCACGCCTACAACAACCACTACGTGGTCCCCGCCACGCCTGAGGGGGAGAAGACCTACCAGTACTCCTGGGGCGTGGGGATGGAGTCGTCGCTGTACGCGGAGAACAACTACTTCGACATCGACCCGTCCGTCGACTTCTCCCAGGTCGTCGCCTACTGGAAGGGCACGCGGATGTACGAGACGGGAAGCTACGCCAACGGCCGCTCCCGGCACCACCGGACCAGCTTCCTGGAGGCGTACAACGCGGTGCACACCCCGGCCATCGAGAACCGGGCGACCTGGGAGCCCCAGCTCCACGGCCGGATCGACCCGGCCCAGTCGGTGCCGGCGAAGGTGCGCACG
This window encodes:
- a CDS encoding endonuclease/exonuclease/phosphatase family protein; its protein translation is MVTIGVGVWLLLDILRVWLPSLITIFGQAGTTPPQAPGLFALGWFLTPLPVLFLRSLSARSKTAEQSARLPLDLWFAILLGAVRLALQAADGEQFQLYAASVGVFAGLTWLATIVVRTRRSLLRGVACGIALATLTHAALGTYAAVWRPGVLGWAVAAAQVLLFGWMLTRTPRLTRDDLDGQAADPVLCLLLPPALLIAGTVTASPARAEAAVGWPDGWAAALVAVAVAVAAVVAGASATPGRTPLLPGVALVASVAVALFATTVHEGVPGLLPPYAVVAQAVGAVALVACLVWADWPGARGRSPRATNAGLAVFCGNLVFLGGLFGYYAGYDLGYRADALLVAVALLIAVVATAHGRLKDRDSGSRVRRSVFYRWPGAVLATAAAVAAALLPQFVAVHAIPPPLYSIGRGNADELRVVSYNLRMGYGITGTYDIEGAVRTIQRADPDVVLLSEVDRGWFLNGGQDTLSVLAAALDMQAVFAPAADQVWGDAVLTRLPIVETVGHPLRSYGAPIGAQALSVVVQHGTTEIEVIATHLQPSAVESDTEPGKEPTMQAADLADIVIERAGQGRPIVVGGDFNFAPNGVAWREMERAGLYDALFRVRPSPTFPAEDPEQEIDHIFATGGLDRKQGAVLDAPYSDHLAVMAVLRVERPAVYGT
- a CDS encoding class I SAM-dependent methyltransferase; the protein is MTDDLSTATVERIARRPADAGESARASRLWWERAADEYQDEHGEFLGDAEFVWGPEGLTERQARLLGAPAELVDRRVLEIGCGAGQCGRWLRDQGVAEVVGIDVSGRQLRHSRRIDEATGCALPVVQADAQRLPFADAAFDVVCSAYGAFPFIPDARAALAEAARVLRPGGRLAFSVSHPIRWCFPDDPGEEGLRARDSYFDRRPYVEEDGQGRALYVEAHHTIGDWVRAVTGAGLLLRDIVEPEWPEHHTRTWGGWSPLRGRILPGTAIFVADRP
- a CDS encoding pectate lyase family protein, encoding MRRVVTLGVTLALPLTLVVPGSALARPHHHPGVSPKAERIAREVLAPNDGWAAHGTGTTGGSAADADQVHVVDSYAALRAALDGGRHNDTPKIVFLKGRIDANTDAQGNRLTCDDYADPEYDLDAYLAAYHPDVWGWDTEPSGPLEEARERSYQNQREQIVFEVGSNTTIIGLGDDAALVGAQMMVESVDNVIIRNISFETAQDCFPQWDPTDGAEGNWNSEFDGISVRRSTHVWIDHNEFSDGDVLDRDLPEYFGREFQVHDGLLDITHGSDLVTVSYNVLRDHDKTMLIGSTDSPTHDVGKLRVTLHHNRWENVLQRAPRVRYGQVHAYNNHYVVPATPEGEKTYQYSWGVGMESSLYAENNYFDIDPSVDFSQVVAYWKGTRMYETGSYANGRSRHHRTSFLEAYNAVHTPAIENRATWEPQLHGRIDPAQSVPAKVRTAGVGCLL
- a CDS encoding SURF1 family protein, whose protein sequence is MLAFHALLLVVVPSFIALGFWQYGRAEDKAAAVEQQESNLAADPVPIDELTSVGGEVAREDRWRRVTVTGTYDAGRELLVRNRNGSGGVGMHVLTPLVTEDGTAVLVNRGWVAQPPTATARPEVPPAAEGKVTVVGRLQLSETPENTGIRPRDGLPEGQIMLIDVAAIAEDLPYDLYEGYVELVEETPAPAAAPEPVEVAEVDTGMNFSYAVQWWAFTVIAVGGWVFLIRRELQEAAQDASVPREESSAASGPVSRT